CACCACCGGCTGCGGCTGCTTGTCCGGGGAGTACGCGTACAGGTGCATGGAGTTGCTGCCCGGCTCGGCCGGGTCGACCTCCACCTGGAGCGAGTACAGCGGGCTGGTCAGCGTGGTGGTGAACAGGGTGCTCTCGGTCCCGGTGACGTCGCTGCCGGCGGTCCGGGCCGGGGTGGTCTGCACCAGCGTGGCGGTGATCCCGAGCACCACCGCGGCGACGGCCAGTTCCAGCCACAGCGCCCGACGCAGCGGCCTCGGCCGGGCGGCCTCCCGCCACCGGCGCACCAGGGTGCGGGAGACCGCCGCCACCCCGACCACCAGCCCGAACAGCGCGATCTTGGCGATCAGCAGCTGGCCGTAGAGGGTGTCGACCAGCGCGCCCGGACTACCCACCTCGATCAACGCGTTCACCGTGCCGGCGAGCAGCAGGGCGACCACGGCCAGCGTCGCCCACCGGGACCAGATCGGCAGGATCGCGTCCAGTTCGTGCTCCTCGGCCCGCCGCAGCAGGAACCCGGCGAGCACCGCCAGCCCGCCCAGCCACACCGCCATGCTGCCCAGGTGCACGGCGTCGACGAAGACCGACAGCGGCGGAGCGGGCGATGCCGCCGGGTGCCCGGCCAGCGGCCAGGTGAACAGCGTCGCGCCGCCGAGGATGGCCAGGATCACCCGGTCCGCCCGACCACCGCCACCGGTCAGCACCGGCCGCAGCAGGAAGATCGAGGCGGCCAGCAGCCCGAGCCGGACCAGGTGCGCCAGGCCGAAGTCGCTGCCAAGCACGTCCCGCAATCCCGCGCCGTCGACCTCGAACAGGCCGCCACCGGCGGTGTACGGCACCTGCGCCCAGACGCCCAGCACGGTGCCGACGGCCACCAGGGCGAGCCCGGTCCAGGCCATCCGGCTCGGGCCGGTACGGGAGAGCCGGCGCGGCCAGAAGACGCTGAGCATCAGCACCGGACCGACCAGCAGCAGCAGGCCCACGTAGGTGAGGTACTTGGCGACCTTGGTCGCCAGGCCCACCGCCGGGTCGGCCCGGGTGTCCGCCCCGGAGTCGACCGGCGGTGTCGACGGCGCGCCGACCGAGTAGGTGAAGGCCCCGGAGACCGGGTGGCTGTCCGCCGAGACGACCCGGTAGCTGACCAGGTACGTGCCGCGCCCGCCGGCCGGGTCGACCGGCACGGTCACCACCCCGCCCTCGAACGACGGCCCGCCCCGGTCGGCCCGCGACCCGTCCGGCGCGATCACCCGGATCTTGTCGGGCACCTGCCGAACCGACTCGCTGAAGGTCAGCACCACCTCTGCCGGTGCGCTCGGGACCACGGCGGAGGCGGCCGGGTTGCTGCTCACCAGCACCGCGTGCGCGCTCGCCGGGCCGGCCGGGGCGAGCAGGAGGGCCACCAGGACGACCAGGAGGCCGACGCCGGCGGCCAGACGGGCGAACGGACGGACCACGCGGGTACGGCGCGGCAGAGGAGTCGGAGCTGTCATGTGCGCAATGCTCGCCGAAACGAGGGGCCGCTGACGACCCAGGTCACCTCGGTCCGGCGACAGCAGGTGCCGCGACCGGGGGGTCGAGCTGACGGCTGGTGCGGCCCAGCGCCCAGAGCAGCCCGGCCTGGACCACCGCGGCCAGGTGACCGATCTCATGCACCAGGGCGGTCGTCGAGTTGGCGATGTCCACCGCGCTGGTGCCGGCGAGGCAGACCGCGAGCACGAAGGCGACCGGCACGAACGCCTGCGCCCGTTCCGGCCGGTACGCGGCCAGCGCGAAGCCCACCGCGAGCGCCACGTCGAAGGAGGCCATCTCCCGGCTGGTGTGCGGATCCACGTCCACCCCCAGGCCGGCGAGGAGGATCGGCAGGGCGATGGCGAACTGGGCGGCCGCGGCCACCGCCACCGCCACCCGGAGCACCTGCCGCCGGGCGCGGACGGCCGCCCGGGCGGCCGTCCGGGCCGCCTGCTCGTCAGCGGCCACCGCCGCCAGCACCGACGCGGTCAGGTCGGGCACGGCCACCGACTGCACCCGGACCAGCCGGGTCACCTGCTCGGCCCGGGCCAGCCAACTCCGGCACCCGGCGCAGGTCAAGGTGTGCGCGTCCAGCGTGGCCGGCGGCGTGCCCGGATCCTCGCCATCCAGCCGCGCCGACAGCGCCGCGCGTACGTCGTCGCATGTCATGGTGAGATAGTCGGCGCTCAGGCCGGGTTGGTTCCCGGTGTGGCGCATGCCATGCAACTGTCGAAGGTCTCTGTCCGTCCGTCATCTCCGCGTAACCTGGAGTGTTGTGATCCCCGCGCCCATGGACGCCGCCGGGGTCGGCCGCACCGCCGACGCCCCTGGCGATCGTGCGCGGGCGAGGCCGGGCCAGCCGACGGACCCCGCCGCCACCGGGCCGGACGCGGCGACCCAGTGGGCGCTGACCGCCCGCAGCGGGGACCCGGTGGCGCAGGCCGCATTCGTCCGGCTCACCCAGGCCGAGGTGTGGCGTTTCGTCGCCGCCCTGATCGACCCGGACAACGCCGACGACCTCACCCAGGAGACCTACCTGCGGGCGTTCCGGGCGCTGCCGGCGTTCGAGGGCCGGGCCAGCGCGCGTACCTGGCTGCTCGGCATCGCCCGTCGGGCCTGCGCCGACCACCTGCGCACCGTGGTCCGGCGGCGGCGACTCGACGAACGGCTCGCCGCGCAGGCGCACACCGACCGGCCGCACCCCGACCCGGCCGGCCACCTCGGCGCCGCCGACCTGCTCCGCCGGCTCCCCGCCGAACGGCGCGAGGCGTTCGTGCTCACCCAGGTCCTCGGCCTGTCGTACGCGGAGGCGGCGGCGGTCGGCGACGTGCCGGTGGGCACGATCCGTTCCCGGGTGGCCCGGGCGCGGGGCGACCTGATCGAGGCGGTCGGCGACGCCCTGGGCACCTGAGCCGGGGTGACCGACGGTGCGGCGGACGACGGCGCGAGGGACAGCCGGGGACGGATGACCGGGCGAGGGACGACGGCGCGAGGGACGGCCGGGGACGGATGACCGGGCGAGGGACGACCGGGGACGGTGAGCCCGGCCACGGGCCCGCCCGGGAACTATCCGACGCGACGGAGCGTCCAATGATCGTGACCCCATCCCGCACCCGGGCCGTGAGCTGGCCCCTGCTGCGTCCCTGGCTCGGCGTCGCGGCCCGGCTCGGCCTCGCCGCGGTGTGGTTCCTCGCCGGCGGCAGCAAGGTCGGCGACCTGGCCGCCTCCGGACGGGCGGTGAACGCGTACCAGGTCATGCCGTACGACCTGGCGACGGTGGTCGGCGCGGCGCTGCCCTTCGTGGAACTGGCGCTCGGCGTCCTGCTGCTGGTGGGGCTGGCGACCCGACTCGCCGCCGGGGTCTCCGCGGCGCTGCTGCTGGTCTTCGTCGCCGGCATCGCCTCCGCCTGGGCGCGTGGGCTCGCCATCGACTGCGGATGCTTCGGCGGCGGTGGGGAACTCGCCGCCGGGCAGCACCCCGCCTACCTCCCGGAGATCCTCCGGGACCTGGGTTTCCTGGCGCTCGCCGGGTTCCTGCTGATCTGGCCCCGCACCCCCGCCTCGGCGGACGGGTGGCTCGCGGGCGAACCGGCCGTGGAGGACGAGGATGAGTAGTCGCAAGGGGCAGAAGGGGGCCTCGCGGGTGGTCCGTGAACAGCTCGCCCGGGAACGGCGCCGACGCCGGATGCTCTGGACCTCGGTGGCCGCCGTGGTGGTGCTGGCCGTCGCCGGACTGATCGGCTGGAGCGTCTACGCCGGGCAGCGCTCCACCGAGTACACCGCCCCGACCGGCGCGAACGACGCGGGCACCGGGATCGTCTCCGGTTCGGGCCCGGTCACCGTCGACGTGTACGAGGACTTCATCTGCCCGGCCTGCAAGCAGTTCGAGCAGGCCAGCGGCCCCACCCTGGACGCGCTCGTCGCGCAGGGGAAGATCCGGGTGGTGTACCACCCGGTGGCGTACCTGAACCGCTTCTCCACCACCGAGTACTCGACCCGCTCGTCGGCGGCGTCCGGCTGTGCCGCCGAGGGCGGCCGGTTCCGCGAGTACGCCAAGGCCCTCTTCGAGCGGCAGCCGCCGGAGGGCGGCGCGGGACTCAGCGACGACGAGCTGACCGAGATCGCCGCCGGAGCCGGCCTCGACCGGGACGGGTTCGCCTCCTGCCTGCGTGAGGGGACGTTCAAGCCGTGGGCCGAGCACGTCACCGAGGAGGCGAGCCGGGACGGGATCACCGGCACCCCGACCGTGCTGGTCGACGGCGAGCCGGTGCGGAACCCGACCCCGGAGGCCATCACCGCCGCCGTCGAGGCGGCATCGTGACCCGTACGCTGCTGACCCGGCTGGGGTTGTCCCTGGTCGGGGCGCTCGTCGCGCTGCTGGCGACCGCCGCACCCGCCCTGGCGCACGGCGCGGACGCCCCGAACGGCAGCGACTACCGGGTCGGGGTGACCGGGCTGGCCCCGGCCCGTGACGGCGTGGACGTCCGGACCGTCGAGGCGGGCGCCCGGCTGGAACTGCGCAACCACACCGACCGTACGGTCACCGTGCTCGGCTACTCCGGCGAGCCGTACCTCCAGGTACGTCCGGACGGGGTGTACGAGAACGTCCGCTCCCCGGCGACGTACCTTAACCGGACCATCGCCGGGGAGACCGCCGTACCCGCCGACGCCGACCCCACCGCCGAGCCGTCCTGGCAGCGGGTGACCGACGAGCCGGTGGCCCGCTGGCACGACCAGCGGGCGCTGTGGCGCGAGTCCAGCCCGCCGCCGCAGGTCAGCACCGCCCCCGACCGGGAGCACCGGGTACGCGACTGGGTGGTGCCGCTGCGCGACGGCGACGTCGCCGTGGAACTGCGCGGCACCCTGGACTGGGTGCCGCCGCCGGACGCGTACCCCTGGTGGTCGGCGGTGGCCCTCGGCGCGCTCGCGGTGGGCGGACTCGGTCTGCTGCCGGCCGGCGCGCGGTGGGGCGGGCGGGCCCTGGCCGGGCTCGGCGCGCTGCTCGCCCTGGGCGGGCTGGGCGCGGTCGCGGTCGCCGTCGGCCGCTCCCTCGACGCCGGGGCCGACGGAGCCGGCGGACTGCTCGTCGTCCTGCTGACCGGCCAGACCTGGGCGCTGATCACCGGCCTCGGCGCGGTCGCCGCCGGCGGCTGGGCGCTGACCCGGCACGCCGCCGCCGACTTCGCGCTGGCCCTGGCCGGCGCCTGCCTGGCCCTCTTCGCCGGGGTGACCAACGCGGCGGTGCTCGCCCGGTCGGTGCCCCCGCTGCCGTGGCCGGCCCAGTCCGTCCGGCTGGTGGTCACGCTGATCCTGGTCACCGGGGCGGGGGCGACCCTGGCCGGGGTGCTCCGGCTGCACGCCGCCGGTCGTGCGGTCACCGCGACGCCCCGGAGACCGTCCGGCGTCGGGCACCTGCGACCCGAGCGGGCCCGGTAGGGGTCGGCGCGGGACCGGGCCGGGTCGATTCCGGAGGGGGGCGATCCGGGGGCGGGGCGATCCGGGGGCGTCACGGCGCGCACCGGGCCGGAGCCCGTAGGGTCTTCGGACATGACCGCGCCGCACCGTCTCAGCCCCGGCGATCCCGCGCCGGACTTCACCCTGCCGACCGACACCGGTAACCCGCTCGCCCTGGCCGACCTGCGGGGCCGCAAGGTGATCCTGTACGCCTACCCGGCCGCGATGACCCCGGGCTGCACCAAGCAGGCCTGCGACTTCCGCGACTCGCTCGCCTCCCTCCAGGCGGCCGGGTACGAGGTGGTCGGCATCTCCCCGGACAAGCCGGAGAAGCTGGCGAAGTTCCGGGAGCGCGACGCCGTCACCTTCCCGCTGGTCTCCGACCCGGACAGGGCGGTGCTCACCGCGTACGGGGCGTTCGGCGAGAAGCAAAGCTACGGCCGGACGGTCACCGGGGTGATCCGCTCCACCTTCGTCATCGACGAGGACGGGAAGATCGAACGGGCGCTG
The nucleotide sequence above comes from Micromonospora pallida. Encoded proteins:
- the bcp gene encoding thioredoxin-dependent thiol peroxidase, with the protein product MTAPHRLSPGDPAPDFTLPTDTGNPLALADLRGRKVILYAYPAAMTPGCTKQACDFRDSLASLQAAGYEVVGISPDKPEKLAKFRERDAVTFPLVSDPDRAVLTAYGAFGEKQSYGRTVTGVIRSTFVIDEDGKIERALYNVKATGHVAKLRRDLGLD
- a CDS encoding zf-HC2 domain-containing protein produces the protein MRHTGNQPGLSADYLTMTCDDVRAALSARLDGEDPGTPPATLDAHTLTCAGCRSWLARAEQVTRLVRVQSVAVPDLTASVLAAVAADEQAARTAARAAVRARRQVLRVAVAVAAAAQFAIALPILLAGLGVDVDPHTSREMASFDVALAVGFALAAYRPERAQAFVPVAFVLAVCLAGTSAVDIANSTTALVHEIGHLAAVVQAGLLWALGRTSRQLDPPVAAPAVAGPR
- a CDS encoding sigma-70 family RNA polymerase sigma factor, whose amino-acid sequence is MDAAGVGRTADAPGDRARARPGQPTDPAATGPDAATQWALTARSGDPVAQAAFVRLTQAEVWRFVAALIDPDNADDLTQETYLRAFRALPAFEGRASARTWLLGIARRACADHLRTVVRRRRLDERLAAQAHTDRPHPDPAGHLGAADLLRRLPAERREAFVLTQVLGLSYAEAAAVGDVPVGTIRSRVARARGDLIEAVGDALGT
- a CDS encoding DsbA family protein; protein product: MSSRKGQKGASRVVREQLARERRRRRMLWTSVAAVVVLAVAGLIGWSVYAGQRSTEYTAPTGANDAGTGIVSGSGPVTVDVYEDFICPACKQFEQASGPTLDALVAQGKIRVVYHPVAYLNRFSTTEYSTRSSAASGCAAEGGRFREYAKALFERQPPEGGAGLSDDELTEIAAGAGLDRDGFASCLREGTFKPWAEHVTEEASRDGITGTPTVLVDGEPVRNPTPEAITAAVEAAS
- a CDS encoding MauE/DoxX family redox-associated membrane protein, whose amino-acid sequence is MIVTPSRTRAVSWPLLRPWLGVAARLGLAAVWFLAGGSKVGDLAASGRAVNAYQVMPYDLATVVGAALPFVELALGVLLLVGLATRLAAGVSAALLLVFVAGIASAWARGLAIDCGCFGGGGELAAGQHPAYLPEILRDLGFLALAGFLLIWPRTPASADGWLAGEPAVEDEDE
- a CDS encoding copper resistance CopC/CopD family protein; this encodes MTAPTPLPRRTRVVRPFARLAAGVGLLVVLVALLLAPAGPASAHAVLVSSNPAASAVVPSAPAEVVLTFSESVRQVPDKIRVIAPDGSRADRGGPSFEGGVVTVPVDPAGGRGTYLVSYRVVSADSHPVSGAFTYSVGAPSTPPVDSGADTRADPAVGLATKVAKYLTYVGLLLLVGPVLMLSVFWPRRLSRTGPSRMAWTGLALVAVGTVLGVWAQVPYTAGGGLFEVDGAGLRDVLGSDFGLAHLVRLGLLAASIFLLRPVLTGGGGRADRVILAILGGATLFTWPLAGHPAASPAPPLSVFVDAVHLGSMAVWLGGLAVLAGFLLRRAEEHELDAILPIWSRWATLAVVALLLAGTVNALIEVGSPGALVDTLYGQLLIAKIALFGLVVGVAAVSRTLVRRWREAARPRPLRRALWLELAVAAVVLGITATLVQTTPARTAGSDVTGTESTLFTTTLTSPLYSLQVEVDPAEPGSNSMHLYAYSPDKQPQPVVEWKATIALPSAGIEPIEISMLPLTDNHATGEFNLPASGEWQLRVTVRTSDIDQATVTTTVPVR